From the genome of Bos indicus isolate NIAB-ARS_2022 breed Sahiwal x Tharparkar chromosome 2, NIAB-ARS_B.indTharparkar_mat_pri_1.0, whole genome shotgun sequence:
acctgcctcctgagaaatctgtatgcaggtcaagaagcaatagttagaaccagacatggaacaacagactggttccaaatcgggaaaggagtacatcaaggctgtatattttcaccctgtttatttaacttctatgcagagtacatcatgtgaaatgctgggctggatgaagcacaagctggaatcaagattgctgggaaaaatatcaataacctcagatatgcagatgacaccacccttatggcagaaagaggaactagagaacctcttgatgaaagtgaaagaggagagtgagaaagttggcttaaaactcaacattcaaaaaatgaagatcatggcatctggtcccatcagttcatggcaaatatatggggaaacagtaagagactttattttcttgggctccaaaatcactgcagatggtgactgcagccatgaaattaaaagatgcttgctccttggaataaagctatgacaaacctactgctgctgctgctcacatccatacatgactactagaaaaatcacagctttgactagatggatctttgttggcaaagtaatgtctctgctttttaatatgacaaacctagacaccatattaaaaagcagagacattactttgccaacaaagatccatctagtcaaagctatgatttttctagtagtcatgtatggatgtgagagttgcaccataaagaaagctgagcaccaaagaattgatgctttttaactgtggtgttggagagtcccttggattgcaaggagatccaaccagtcaatcctaaaggaaatcagtcctgaatattcattgagaggactgatgctgaagctgaatctccaataatttggccacctgatgcgaagagctgactcatttgaaaataccctgatgctgggaaagattgaagggaggaggagaaggggatgacagaggatgagatggttggatggcatcaccaatttggattggacatgagtttgagcaagttccaggagttggtgatggacagggaagcctggcatgctgtagtccatggggttgcaaagagtcggacacgactgagcagctaagcacacaacACTCAGCccaagtccagttcagttcagttactgagtcatctctgactctttgtgactccatggactgtagcctgtaaggctcctctgtccatggaattctctaggcaagaatagtggagtgggttgccatgctctcctccaggggatattcccaacccagggattgaacccaggtcttcctcattgcaggtagatcctttaccatctgagccaccagggaagcccaagaatactggagtgggtagcctattccttttccaggggattttcccgacctaggaatctaacctgggtctcctgcattgtaggtggattcttcaccaggtGAGCCACCATCTCTATCGTTTCTTACTTTGACAATTTGTCTCCGAGGAAGCACAGAAGCAGAGGTGGCGTTGGCAAGGTGCCAGGCTCTGAGGTAGTCCTGAAATGGAATGCCTCCTCTACCATCACTCTTTCCTTCAATGAACACTTATAGAATGCTGGTTATGAGCTAGGCACTGGAGACCCTGGAAAAGGCAGACGTAAAGCCCCAAGGTTAGTTCCTCCAGTAAGCATACAGCTGTATTTAAACAATGCCATGAGTGTATGGTGTAATAATAGCACGTGAAGGAATGCTAAGACCAGGGCTGGGAAAGGCTGCCCCGAGGAAGTGATCTTTTAAGCTGAGCCTGATCAAGATCTATCCACGCAGAGAGTTCAGAAGTAGATTTCCGAGGATAGGAAACAATAGGTGACGAGCAACTGAGCTGAGAAAAAAGTTGAACTTTTGAGCAATGGAACAAAACTCTGTATGGACAACATGAAAGATGTGGACACAAAAATATGATGAGGGCTAGACTACACAGGCTATTTAAAGATTTTGAACTTTATCCCAAGAGTCTGGGCTCGATTTGTGGCAGTAGAGGGTAGGTACAGGCTTGAGTAGGGGCGTTTGAGAAGTAAGGAGAGACGATTGGTAACAGATCGAGTAGTGGGAGAGTTTAAAAAGAAGGTGGTCGTGTAGCGACAACTGTTTGTCAGACATGCAGGATCAGGGCAAGATTAAGAGTTCAGTTTTACCCATGAGAGAACCAAGCAGAGATGTCAGATGTGCCTTAGATGCAAAAttggagtcgctcagttgtgtccgactctttgcgaccccgtggactgcagcccaccaggctcctctatccatgggattctccagggaagaatacaggagtgggttgccatttccttctccaggggatcttcctgacccagggattaaagccaggtctcccgctttgcggGCAGAgactttaacttctgagccaccggggaagctcaaAGATCTGAGTTAAAAGCAGCAGCTTGGGTTAGATGAATACACTTGGGCTGGCTTAGGGTAAATGAAGCCAGGGAAATGGCTGGAATCGCCATGAAAGAGAATAGAGACTTGAGAACCCAGGATGGAGACCTGAgagatttaattatttaaaggtCACGTGGAGAGGGTGGAGGCAGGAAAGAATACCAACAGCGAGCAGCCAGGAGAGCAGAAAGCCAAGTCTGGTCATACAAGCCAAGAGAAGAGACTGGCCAACTTCACTGGATGCTGCTCTAGGTCAAGGGAGATGAGAACCCAAGCTTTTCACTGAATTTAGCAACAGAGGGGGTTttggtgggagaaggaaatggcaacccactccagtgttcttgcctggggtcccgtggacggaggagcctggtgggctgctgtctgtggggttgcacagagtcggacacgaagcgATGTAGCACACATGcgtgcatcggagaaggaaatggcaatccactccagtgttcttgcctggagaatcccagggatggcggagcctggtgggctgctgtctatggggttgcacagagtcggacacgactgaagtgacttagcagcagcagcagcagggttttgGTTAACTGTTTGAAGGTAGAATTTCTCTTAGTCCAACCATGTCATTATTTTAGCTGCTGTGGTGGTAGTATTAGTAAATTTGTTATTGCTTTCCCAGGGCAAGGAATGTCAAATCACTGTCTTCTTTAGGAGTTGCATGTTTGCACTTATGAAGTATGAGTAATGTAAATTTCTCTACCTAAAAGGTTTTGTTCAGGTACCCAGATGGTTTGTTTTACTTGGGATCTTGGGAaaagtcttttgctttgtttgAAGGATTAACGGAATTTCATTCCAGTTTATGGGATTAAGTATCAAAAAAGTTGTAAAAAATCAGGCCCTCTGGGGacagaacaaaaaccacaaaaaaaccccacaaaaaacaTGCACACAGAGTATCCTGCTAGAACAAGTGAACCAGAGATTCCCTTTAGAGATTCAGTTgattaaatacacataaaattcagACTACTGCCTGGCATGTCTTTAGTATTGAACTATATTGTTATAAAAATCATTACATTCAACTCTGGGGTGCAGGGCAAACCTCAAGTTTATCTACTCCCATTAGGAGCATCAATTTAATGCTCAGGACCACGAAGTCATCCAGTTGAAAGCTATTCAGGTAATACCTAAATCTGGTTTGAACGCTGCATTTGACGGGAAATAAATTCAGGGCGTGTGAAAATCTGGACACATGCttgtggtaagttgcttcagttgtgtccaactgtgtgactctctggactgtagcccaccaggctcctctgtgcatgggattctccaggcaaaaatactggagtgggttgccatgccttcctccaggggatctccctgacagggatcaaactcacgtctcttacgtctcctgcattggcaggcaggttctttactagagCCAGCTGGAAAGCCCTGATATACGCCTGCTAGTATCCTTTCTTTCCCACTACACTTAGGAGAACCACAGTTATGTCCAGACCTAGAAAGGGTGTCAGCCCTAAACGGGGATGGATGCCAAATGTGACCTTGGTATCATGGTCACGAATGAATACTGTGGGTGGATGTCTGATTGGAGTGAACTTCAGTAAATAGGTGAAAAGGTTGAAAGGGGGAAGGTGAATGGGAGGCAAGAGATGGAAGATGAGGGACcaggaatatgcattttaaattggTATATACtggaacattttaaatacatttctctttctaatagCAAGAAGGGAGAAAGGATGGGTGCACGCACAGGTAAGTTAGGACTTTGGGTGTCGGAAAACCAAGTAGTCCTTGGCTTGATTTTGATTTCTCTGTGAAAATCAGGTCACGAGCTGACAATGGGAAAATAGAGGGACGTTAGAGATTTGTGGGACAGGAGAATATTCAAAATAGTCTTCAAAAGTTCTCGGAGCAGGGCAGTGAGCTGTCTTTTCAAAGACATGTACCACACATCAATCAGGAGTGTGAACCCCCAAAACCTTAGTTCTCTCGTCtgttaaataataatgataacaaattGAGTTACTAGTATTTCTGGATGTAGCTACCATGAAGAGAGTCCATAAAAGCTGCCCTTTTTTCAGTGTTGCTGGTGGGACATAACCATCTAAGAGTTCAAAACAATATTAATATCACAGTTTAAAATATCCAGGTTGTTCTTTCAAGTGTAATCTCTTTCTCTAGAGTATCAATTTGATTAAATTGGTTGCACTacaaagttatataaaaatacatgtaatgAACTTTAAAACCACATTATACAATAATAAAGCAgcagagtattttatttttttaaaaaaccaccatTCAGTAAATGTTGTTACACTATGAAACATCTAGTTTTCAACAGAAAGGTTTTCTAAGGAGATGATTTGGAGCCTTCCACATTTATCAGACgccttttcattattcttttccatttttgcaaTTCTGGATCCAAATTGCATGGCCCGCTTTGGCAGAAGAGCAGAGGCTGTTAGACCGAGTTCCACTGCTGCAAGACGCAAAATTAGTTTTTCACCAATTCCACGGGGTAAAGTCAAGTTTGCCTTTTCCCAGACTGGTAGGGAATTTAGAAAGGAGACAACATTTTCATCCAGGAAaggaaatctaaaataaaaagtataaccACTATTAAAAAAAGTTATCTCTTGTGATTattgtgtttgtattttattcaATATGTTAAAATTTAAGGTATAATTTAATTACTGAGGGcacaatttttctaaattaaaaatattctacttaTACATTTTTACAGCTAAAATTTaatcacattaaaaattatttcacaacACTTGTCTAATTTTAATACACatcctaaaatgtaaaaaaattttccctcaataaataaacaaattaagcCTATGATgtcaagaaataatttcaaattgtTTCATAAGGTATCTTCAGGAATGCCTTGAAAACAAGCACGGTCTTGAGTTAATgattcaacctgtgtctcctctttACATGTCTAAAGAAACTGAACTTTTTACAACTCTCTGCTCTTTAGGCTCCCCTAATTTCCTAgcaaagtctgttcttttttggtttgtttaaaaTACTCTAATCCCTCCCCCATCCGCAATTACACTAgtgttttacattttactttagcTTAAGCAGAGAGATCGGAAAGGGTAAAGGCATTCTTTAAAcggaatattttataaaaatgaattgtgattcttccaatccatgaacatggtatatttctccatctattagtgtcctctttgatttctttcaccagtgttttatagttttctatatataggcctttagtttctttaggtagatatattcctaagtattttattcttttcgttgcaatggtgaatggaattgtttccttaatttctctttctgttttctcattattagtgtataggaatgcaagggatttctgtgtgttgattttatatcctgcaactttactataatcattgattagttctagtaattttctggtggagtctttagggttttctatgtagaggatcatgtcatctgcaaatagtgagagttttacttcttcttttccaatttggattccttttatttctttttctgctctgattgctgtggccaaaacttccaaaactatgttgaatagtaatggtgaaagtcggcacccttgttttgttcctgactttagaggaaatgctttcaatttttcaccgttgaggataatgtttgctgtgggtttgtcatatatagcttttattatgttgaggtatgttccttctattcctgctttctggtccagcaatcccactgctgggcatacacactgaggaaaccagaagggaaagagacacgtgtaccccaatgttcatcgcagcactgtttataatagccaggacatggaagcaacctagatgtccatcagcagatgaatggataagaaagctgtggtacatatacacaatggagtattactcagccattaaaaagaatacatttgaatcagttctaatgaggtggatgaaactggagcctattatacagagtgaagtaagccagaaggaaaaacaccaatacagtatactaacgcatatatatggaatttagaaagatggtaacgataaccctgtatacgagacagcaaaagagacactgatgtatagaacagtcttatggactctgtgggagagggagagggtgggaagatttgggagaatggcattgaaacatgtgaaatgtcatatatgaaacgagatgccagtccaggttcaatgtacgatgctggatgcttggggctggtgcactgggatgacccagagggatggtatggggagggaggagggaggagggttcaggatggggaacacatgtatacctgtggtggattcattttgatatttggcaaaactaatacaattatgtaaggtttaaaaataaaataaaattaatttaaaaaaaataaataaggtaaaaaaaaaaatgaattgtgaAAGCAAATTTGAATGAGAAACTAATTAATAGAGTATGGTTAATACTCTTGCCAAAATCCATAATAAACTGGTTTAGATCTAGCCACTACAGTGGTATTCATTCAATTACAAATTCTGCATTAGCTGTTTTAAACATTCTTCATATCCATTTTTACCCATGGCTATCATATGGAGGGGGGGTCCCTTTAGAATtaactgcttttactgaataaaataaatttccttttctctaactTAGCTGAAATGGGTTGAATTTTTTTATCTCTCATATACAGATACACgtcaaaaggaaaacattttacacactttgtactgtggtgttacttctttatgataaaattttgaaaattatgttaATTTTACATGTCAGAACTGGCAACACAGGAATAACAAAGTAGAGACAAGAAACAATGACATCTCAGAGCTGGTATATTATGATGTTCCAACTCCCACAAAGCTCATTTGGACTCCTTGCATGCTTGTACCCCTGCAATAAAACTACCActtaataaatgaacaaacttcTGCTTTTTATAATTAAACGACACATCTTTTTCCTTAATGCTTCAAAAAGTTGTATTCAAGCATTTGTTTACTATCATCAGAAATATGTTGTAGGTAAACACAAACCcctaatattaaaaaagaatatacacatgtaAGTGCCTTGATCTCTGAAACTATTAAGAGAACTTGGAATGTTTATGACTAAGTTGTGTTCAAAACACCTATGATAGAGGGGATCCAGTACTGGAACCACCGTTTAAATCAGTATGGatcttgttttattgtgcttcactgagactgctttttttttttttaacaaactaaAAGTTCGTGGCAACCCTGTGACGAGCCAAGTCCATCagtggtgccatttttccaacagcattcgCTCACTTCGTGTTTCTGTGTGACGTTTTTGGAAATGCTTCCcgattttaaatttttcttgctatatctgttgggcttcccttgtagctcagtggtaaagaatctgcctgccagtacacgagacttgggttcaatccctgggttgggaagatccctggagaagaaatggtggcaacccactccattattgttgcctgagaaatcccattgacagaggagcctggcgagtgactgtggggttgcagaaagagttggacatgacttagcaactaaacaacaacaaaaacaagaacaattATATCTGTTATGGTGATATGTGATAACATAAATAATCTTTGATGTTATCACTGagattgctttttgttttgtatttttgaattaaggtatatatataaaaatttagacaaatgtatgtttatttattctaaatacataaatacatattttaaataccaAATACATAAATACGTATTTTAAATACTAGAtacataaatgcatatttatGTCTAAATACAGCAAACATAAAGCATGCTACTGCATACTCAATATACTATAGCATAGTATAAAGATAGTTTTCCCTatgcactggaaaaccaaaaaattcatttgactCGCTCTGTTGCAATGGTCTGAACTGAGAATGCAGGATTTCCAAGTATGCCTATACATACAAGGAATGTCTACAAAGTCAGGCTCTGTAACACTGGAGGAGGAAGCTTGGGAAGAAAGCAAACATTTGAAACAAAACAGAGCCCTTGAAATACCTCCCCTCAGTATTTCACTACCTCAAGTTTTACAGTCTTTCACTGTAGCCTTTAATCAGGTCATTGTATCACCTTTGAAAATTATTGTAAAGCCATTTCTTGGAGAATGAGTTCTGGAAAAACTGTTCCTCTGGTTCCTCGCCAGCACTGCTTCTGACTAACTCTAATACAAAGCCAAGATACTGCTGCTACTGTAACTCACTGGAACAAGTATCCAAAGAAAAAGGAACCTAAAAGTCTCCTTTTTAGGTTCAGTCTACTGCTTTTACAAAATTATCGAACAACCCTACAACAGACAACAAGAATTACCTTGCTTCTTTTCCATGATCACTGATAACTCTATCATCACGACCGAGATTTCTAGAAGAAATTCGACCCAGTTCCATTTCAATTTCCTTATTCAGTCCTTCCAGCCCATGTGCCAGGAAGCGGACCCGATGACGAGAATAACCTGCAAGCTGCTCATCTGCACCAATTCCAGTAAGAACTACCTACAAAGGTTGAAAGAAATCTATGTAAGAACATTACCTACCATGcagtaaggaaaataaaagattaaaaaaataataaccccaaagataacattttcagaaaaaatcCACAAGGCAAAGTCATAAGATAGTAAAATATGCCCAATTTTTACAAAGTCACATACTTTGTGTTGTAGTTcaaatgcaattaaaagatgctatatTCTTGCAACTTGGGTTAAAAGCTTTAAGGGTCAAAATTAGGTCTCAGAAAGCCTGAGCAGCCGTGTCATACCTTTGCACTGCTCTGATACGGCTGTGCTCCATCCTGGGTCACTAACCAGCCAGCTCCTCGGGAAGCAAACCAGACTGCACAGCCAATGCTATCATCCAGGACTGTATCCAAGGGCTGGATTAAGTGCGATATTCGAGTTCTTCTTAATCTTTGCAGTTCTTCTAGAGAAACATTAATTTCAACAAAATTCCAAATCCGCGAAGGGTTGGCAGCTTGCAGTTCCTTCAGGCCCGCCCTTCCTGTGACTCGATCTGGCACACTCAACTGTTCACCAGGGctggcagcagcagtagcagcagcacgtTTGGAGAATTCTTCAGAGGGCATTTCACAATGATTTGcctgttttctcccttttttgtTAAAATTAACTGGTATAGTCTTTTCTTTAGTCATGAAAGCCACATTAAGAAGATCGATTGGTTCATCTAAAGGAATATGATGGTCAGCAAGGGCTGCGATGACCATGGAATCAATCCCTCCAGAAAACAGAACTGCAACATTTGCTTTCCCGTTACTAGTTTTCAAAACTTCGCTTGGTGCCAGGTTTTCATCCCTAGGTAAACACAAGACACGTCTCTTGACTGCGGTGCTCAGGACACCAATGAACTGCTGAACCACTTCCTTCGTGTGTCCATCTGTAAGAAAGACCCGAAGGGTCTCTCTTGTGAGTGGACTCCTGGAAATGCTGCTGCAATGGGTCTCAAATGCAGCTTGTGGCAACGCCATATTTAAAGGGACAACAGGGTCTTTAAGATACAGTTTGGCTTCATTTGCTGCCACCAAGACAAATGTTGGCAAGTCTGCTGAAATCTCAGTCAGGCTATTATGAACACATTCTCTGATATCATCCCCCCCCGAACTGTATTTCCAAGGATACAACTTTAAAACGACAGATTGGGAAATGGAAGCAGACTTGAGATCAATTCTGAAAATTCCAGATGCTGGAACTTCCTGCCACTGATCAGCCACTCCAGATGCTTGGGTGCCAACTGAAGAGAGGCAGAAACTCTTGCCCAAGTTACTAAAATGCCAAAGCAAGCTACGACGACCAAAAAAGTCCCGACCAAACCACAAAGAGTGGCTAGATGCTTGATAATATATAAAAGACCAAGGACCTTGGACTTTTGAGAAGAGCGACAAAATATCAGATTCATTCTTACAAGAGGAAAGATAATGAAACATGATTTGAGTATCATTCTCTTCGGCTTCAACCTTGATCCCACTAAAGACTTCTCCATTCCACAGGAATACATTGCCTCTTTCATCTTCCACAGGCTGGGCAGTCAACAGACCTCTTAAGTGAAGGACATGGCCAGAGAATAAACACTGGTAGTTAACAGTAGACCTTAACAACTGTTTACTACTATCGGGCCCCCGTCGTTTAAGATTACACAGTAAATCCTCTTTCAAATCTCTGCTAAAATGCTCAACAGAAAAGCTTACTGCACAACAAATGCCACACATTGCTATGTAAAATCAAGTTGGCTATTTCTTGATTTTGGTCTTCTCTGAGTTTTCTAATTCTTGATATTCTTTCCTCAGCTCATCCAATGTATCTGTGGGAGACGGAAGAAGacactaaagaataaaaattcttgAAGCTTTACCTAGTAATTCAAAAGGCAAAACAAGCTATTTTTCCAAGATTGAACCACATATGTACTTTGCtagtttaaataataatttacaacAGACTTCTGATGAAGAATGTTTATTATTTAGGGATCTAGTTTCTGTTGATAAATGCTTATTCTGACCCAGGCATTGGGCTATGCACAGTTTATattcatatcattttatttaaatacccTAAGACCTGGCAGGCTCAAAGTGATTCACTCAAAATAAAAAAGGCAGAAattggtaaaacattatttcataCCTATATCTGTCTAAAATTCCAAAACTTACATTAATTATTGTGGCTTTCTAACACTTCTTACAGttcttaaatttgattttattgttaCTGTTAACTCACCATTGGAAGGCTAACTTGAAGAAAACCAAACCATTCCACTAATTTTATTAACTGGTATACCACCATCCAATctttagatatatatatttatacattcagCTGTAGACAGTATAATTTAGGCACCATCATGAATTTCCACAGAAAGCCcacaaaagaatttttttgtttctgtataaTGTACCGAAAAAACTTACTTTTGCTTTCAGAAAGCATTTCTGTTCGGTCTGCAAGAAAGAATATGTTGCTGTTCTGTTGCTGCCTATACACTTTCTGCAAAACATAATTTAGGCTAATATCATGATTTGATCTAAAAGGTAGCTGTCAAAACTCTGAACCCTATTACTGCTTACTACTGAACTTTAGTAACATGTTCAGAACAATACCTTGGCGAATAAAGATAAACAAAGAACTCACCCATTATCCAACTATCTAGAAACTGCTACCATTAACACTGaggtaaaactttttttttctgaatatacttAATACCATTTTTCTTCAGTATCTGGTCATTTAGATGTTGCTGTTGCCAACTTATCACTATAATCAAACTTGTGATGAATGTCTTTGTAACTAAATTTCTGTGCACTCCATGATATTTTCCTAATGTATTAATTCCTATAAATAGAAATCAAACTGGATTTGCTGGATCAAAATATTACACAGCTTTAAGACTTTGATAAATTTTGCCAATTTGCCTGATAAAAAGTTTGTTATCAACTGTACCTTAACTGCTATTACTCCACATACGAGAACTGTCTAACCTGTCTGTTATCCAGTAATCTTTAAAAGCTTTAAAGGGCTCAAATCATTTCTTAACTTTAAAATACAATGTTTGGCAGTATAATGACACACTAAGCAGAAGCTTGATTATCTACgaatacattaataaaaatggAGTTAAATAACCACTCCATTTGGAAGCTTGGAGTAAAAACCTGAGGAGGTAGGGAGAGGAAGCGGtagcatttatcttttttaaaaaataagcaaacaaaaaaatccacgTTCACCTGTATAGCTTCTTCTCAATAGATTCAAAGTTTACTTATGTCAAGAGAATACACCAAATTCAAGTACAAAATAAATACCATTATTGACTACAGCTCCAGGATAACAGTACAATTAGTATCATTTGATTCACAGGTAATGTCAATTGCATATGTTGGGGAAAGATTACTAGCAACTATGATTAATACATAGATTTATACAGTTGATATCAAATCCCCCCACATAGTACTTAGAGTAACGCTAATAACTCACCCTGTTCTTCTTCAGGTTAGAAAGTTCATCCACAACAACTTTTTGTTCTTTAATctattgaaataaagaaaagttaTTAAATCAGAGATTACCGAAGTATGCTCAATAGGAGCCCTTTAAAGAGAGGATAAGGGGCTCTAAGTATTGATTGTCCAAATGGGCAATTTGGGAATATACAGACTTTTTATAACAGCCGTCTGTGTGGGCATGCAGGTGGCAAGAAGCTGAGGGGAAAAGACAGTGATTAGACAGACAAAGTATTAGACAGCCCCTTATACCCAGACAGGGGGCTGGCAACCAACACTCACATTCAGGCAAGAACTACATTACTAAATAaagtttatatcttttatttaaaacagagaatatgtcaaaaaaaaaaaaattcaccaagaCCTTAAAGTAATACCAATTTTTCAA
Proteins encoded in this window:
- the ASDURF gene encoding ASNSD1 upstream open reading frame protein, producing MPSRGERPEDGAGPVPAESSTLHKEELSSKIKEQKVVVDELSNLKKNRKVYRQQQNSNIFFLADRTEMLSESKNTLDELRKEYQELENSEKTKIKK
- the ASNSD1 gene encoding asparagine synthetase domain-containing protein 1 encodes the protein MCGICCAVSFSVEHFSRDLKEDLLCNLKRRGPDSSKQLLRSTVNYQCLFSGHVLHLRGLLTAQPVEDERGNVFLWNGEVFSGIKVEAEENDTQIMFHYLSSCKNESDILSLFSKVQGPWSFIYYQASSHSLWFGRDFFGRRSLLWHFSNLGKSFCLSSVGTQASGVADQWQEVPASGIFRIDLKSASISQSVVLKLYPWKYSSGGDDIRECVHNSLTEISADLPTFVLVAANEAKLYLKDPVVPLNMALPQAAFETHCSSISRSPLTRETLRVFLTDGHTKEVVQQFIGVLSTAVKRRVLCLPRDENLAPSEVLKTSNGKANVAVLFSGGIDSMVIAALADHHIPLDEPIDLLNVAFMTKEKTIPVNFNKKGRKQANHCEMPSEEFSKRAAATAAASPGEQLSVPDRVTGRAGLKELQAANPSRIWNFVEINVSLEELQRLRRTRISHLIQPLDTVLDDSIGCAVWFASRGAGWLVTQDGAQPYQSSAKVVLTGIGADEQLAGYSRHRVRFLAHGLEGLNKEIEMELGRISSRNLGRDDRVISDHGKEARFPFLDENVVSFLNSLPVWEKANLTLPRGIGEKLILRLAAVELGLTASALLPKRAMQFGSRIAKMEKNNEKASDKCGRLQIISLENLSVEN